A window of Macrotis lagotis isolate mMagLag1 chromosome X, bilby.v1.9.chrom.fasta, whole genome shotgun sequence contains these coding sequences:
- the CXH5orf22 gene encoding UPF0489 protein C5orf22 homolog translates to MTHSPGERPPLRLYPKLPVWVVEDHQEVLPFIYRAIGSKHLPANNITFVHFDSHPDLLIPVNMRADTVFDKEALFGELSIENWIMPVVYAGHFSHVIWLHPSWAQQIKEGKHYFLVGKDTSTTTIRVTSTDHYFLSDGLYVSEDQLENPKPLELNVILVNPSQLVSSQEENGAVPSAKRLKLTAEESQSTALMNCSSSEGLCPHPKAEEMEKDTGSQLTPQTCTSSAIPSYSETQDCQNRTGAREILQILKKGDAFVLDVDLDFFSVKNPFKEMFSQEEYKLLQELYSFHKPDTEVTEEDLVDCVESRVHQLEDLEAAFADLCDGDDEETVQRWASNPGMRSLIPLVQSLKNRTETPDYEMVHQAGLTCDYSELPHHISTEQEIECLIQSLKNLLKNLPKPTLVTIARSSLDDYCPSEQVDSIQEKVLNVLHTLYGSLDIHLEYSVTSA, encoded by the exons ATGACTCACTCCCCAGGCGAGAGGCCCCCGCTCAGGCTCTATCCCAAGTTGCCCGTGTGGGTAGTGGAGGATCACCAGGAG gtTTTACCTTTTATATACCGAGCTATTGGCTCAAAACATCTTCCTGCCAATAACATTACCTTTGTTCATTTTGATTCACATCCGGACCTTCTTATTCCTGTGAATATGCGAGCAGATACTGTGTTTGACAAGGAAGCTCTCTTCGG gGAGTTGAGTATTGAGAACTGGATTATGCCTGTAGTTTATGCAGGTCATTTTTCTCATGTAATATGGCTCCATCCATCATGGGCTCAGCAAATCAAGGAGGGCAAGCATTATTTTTTAGTGGGCAAAGACACCTCCACTACAACTATCAG GGTTACAAGTACAGATCATTACTTCTTAAGTGATGGTCTTTATGTCTCTGAAGACCAACTGGAGAATCCAAAACCTTTAGAATTGAATGTAATTCTGGTAAATCCTTCCCAACTGGTCAGCAGTCAAGAGGAAAATGGAGCAGTGCCTTCTGCTAAAAGGCTGAAGCTAACTGCAGAAGAATCACAAAGCACTGCATTGATGAACTGTTCCTCTTCAGAAGGACTTTGTCCACACCCAAAAGcagaagagatggaaaaggatACTGGATCACAGTTGACTCCCCAGACTTGCACATCATCAGCAATTCCAAGCTATTCTGAAACTCAGGACTGTCAAAATAGAACTGGTGCTAGGGAGATTCTCCAGATTCTCAAGAAAGGAGATGCCTTTGTTTTAGATGttgacttggattttttttcagtcaagaaTCCCTTCAAAGAAATGTTTTCTCAG GAAGAGTACAAGCTCTTACAAGAACTATACAGTTTTCATAAACCAGATACAGAGGTGACAGAG GAGGACTTGGTAGACTGTGTTGAAAGTCGGGTTCATCAGCTAGAAGACTTAGAAGCTGCTTTTGCAGACCTGTGTGATGGAGATGATGAAGAAACAGTACAGAGATGGGCTTCAAATCCTGG AATGAGGTCCTTAATTCCACTTGTTCAGAGTTTGAAAAACCGGACAGAAACACCAGATTATGAGATG gtCCATCAGGCTGGTCTGACCTGTGACTATTCTGAGCTTCCTCACCATATCAGCACAGAACAGGAAATTGAGTGTCTTATACAGTCTCTAAAGAATTTACTTAAAAACTTACCAAAGCCTACTCTTGTGACCATTGCCCG GTCAAGTTTGGATGATTACTGTCCTTCTGAGCAAGTTGATTCTATTCAAGAAAAGGTCCTTAATGTACTTCATACTTTGTATGGAAGTCTAGATATTCACTTGGAGTATTCTGTCACTTCagcttga